One genomic region from Anolis sagrei isolate rAnoSag1 chromosome 7, rAnoSag1.mat, whole genome shotgun sequence encodes:
- the LOC132782747 gene encoding G protein-activated inward rectifier potassium channel 4-like, whose amino-acid sequence MVLPAASSNMELQPDKGLYVRNNTGDWRLSYEEFRNRRNSIPPTKTPTAKHMLAYLPRPPTETSSYGTFTQKPEMIAVAMDPFDETHPGMETTTAKRSALQCNYVSMSCSANIPNDRSVLLQRRMSTTNGTYSTVVPMKQRPSVSINTEELPRYHRSSRTDPPPPSLLRELNARLYPQHAFGSPNMNSGRNKTPTRSIISANTSEKGQNKRCKLMEDDQKFSSSNRQQRQRYVTKVGKCQVNLGNIQEKKRFLSDIFTTIVDLKYRWFLFVFSMCYIITWVVFGIIYYFDSWIRDDVNHIGDPDWKPCIENLDNFISALLFSVESQRTIGYGSRIVTANCTEGVILLMAQSIIGSMIDALMVGCMFVKISRPKKRAQTLIFSKKSVISHRDDQLCFMFRIGDLRDSHMVDAKIRAKLIKSRQTKEGEFIPLEQSELNLGYDTGEDRLFLVEPQIICHIINEQSPFWEMSAEALKREQFEIIIILEGIVEATGMTCQARTSYVEDEILWGHRFEPCMSLEKGAFRVDYTRFEKTFEVQTPGISAREMYEQKEMENRDQSTLSLYWDHLVHPCFSTELNNESRQGDGPSEAGLSRLGFSNITEEERSNECQNLEASV is encoded by the exons ATGGTCTTGCCCGCGGCCAGCAGCAACATGGAGCTGCAGCCGGACAAAGGGCTTTACGTCCGCAACAACACCGGCGACTGGAGGCTGAGCTACGAAGAGTTTCGGAATCGCAGAAACTCCATCCCACCGACAAAGACGCCCACTGCCAAGCACATGTTGGCATACCTGCCCCGGCCCCCCACAGAAACAAGCAGTTATGGGACCTTCACCCAGAAG CCTGAAATGATAGCCGTTGCGATGGATCCTTTTGATGAGACCCACCCTGGAATGGAAACCACAACCGCCAAGAGAAGTGCCCTGCAATGCAACTACGTCTCCATGTCCTGCAGTGCGAACATCCCCAACGACAGGTCCGTCCTTCTCCAGAGGAGGATGAGCACAACGAACGGGACCTACAGTACCGTGGTGCCAATGAAGCAACGGCCCAGCGTCTCCATCAACACAGAGGAGCTGCCCAGATACCATCGCTCCTCCAGGACAGATCCACCGCCACCTTCACTGCTGAGGGAATTGAATGCACGGCTTTATCCTCAACACGCTTTCGGTTCGCCCAACATGAACTCCGGGCGGAACAAAACCCCAACCCGCAGCATCATCTCTGCAAACACCTCGGAGAAAGGGCAAAACAAGCGCTGCAAACTCATGGAGGATGACCAGAAGTTCAGTTCAAGCAACAGACAGCAAAGGCAGCGCTACGTAACCAAGGTTGGCAAGTGTCAGGTGAACTTGGGCAACATCCAAGAGAAGAAGAGGTTCTTGTCGGACATCTTTACCACCATTGTGGACCTCAAGTACCGGTGGTTCCTCTTCGTCTTCAGCATGTGCTACATCATCACCTGGGTGGTCTTTGGCATCATATATTACTTTGATTCCTGGATACGGGATGACGTTAACCATATAGGTGACCCCGACTGGAAACCTTGCATCGAGAACCTAGATAATTTTATCTCTGCTTTACTCTTTTCTGTAGAAAGCCAAAGGACGATTGGCTACGGGTCTCGGATTGTGACGGCCAACTGCACGGAAGGGGTCATTTTGCTCATGGCCCAGTCCATCATTGGCTCTATGATCGATGCCCTCATGGTGGGATGCATGTTTGTGAAGATCTCCAGGCCCAAGAAGCGCGCCCAGACCTTAATATTTAGCAAGAAGAGTGTGATCTCCCATCGGGATGACCAGCTCTGCTTCATGTTCCGGATCGGGGACCTCCGGGACAGCCACATGGTGGACGCGAAAATCAGGGCCAAGTTGATCAAGTCCCGGCAAACGAAGGAAGGGGAGTTCATCCCTCTGGAGCAGTCGGAACTCAACCTGGGCTACGACACGGGCGAGGACCGCCTCTTCCTGGTGGAGCCGCAGATCATTTGCCACATCATCAACGAGCAAAGCCCTTTCTGGGAGATGTCTGCAGAAGCCCTGAAGAGGGAGCAGTttgaaatcatcatcatccttgaAGGCATTGTGGAAGCCACAG GAATGACGTGTCAAGCCCGTACGTCCTACGTGGAGGACGAGATCCTTTGGGGCCACCGCTTTGAGCCCTGCATGAGCCTGGAAAAAGGCGCCTTCCGTGTCGATTACACCAGATTTGAGAAGACCTTCGAAGTCCAGACTCCAGGAATCAGTGCCCGCGAGATGTACGaacagaaggagatggagaacCGTGATCAATCCACCCTCAGCTTGTACTGGGATCATCTGGTGCACCCTTGCTTCTCGACAGAACTCAACAACGAATCTCGGCAAGGCGATGGTCCCAGCGAGGCAGGCCTCTCCAGGCTGGGCTTCTCCAACATCAccgaagaagagagaagcaacgAGTGCCAGAACCTGGAGGCCAGCGTTTGA